The Clavelina lepadiformis chromosome 1, kaClaLepa1.1, whole genome shotgun sequence genome segment GTCGTGTGTAATAAAAGGTAGAACTTTGACTGAAAAGCGTCCATTAAGGGTTTGGCTGTTTTGCAGCACGTCTACATCTCTAGTTGCGGCACACCTACAGTGAATggcaaaacataaacatttttgttgcatAAAACTTGCACATAGATATCAAACTTTTAATAGCAAAAACCGTGTAGCATTTTTGGATTAGACAAAGGATTTAGCCTACTGTCCTTGTGCTATTTTATCCTATTCAAAGCAACTACTGTACTTTAAATCGCACTAACAAATTCACTCAAACTAGCGTTCTCTACCCGTCAGTTATCAAAGACATGTTTATGATAAGTGCATTTTTTTCGTCAATTGTTGTAATCCAGCAAGTGTCTATGACCGTCACAAACTGAAAAGTAACTTCATCCACATTTACCGTCGAAGGTTCAAGTACGGAGACCTGTTTAGAtacaaaacaattgtttttattagCTTTGTGATGACATCGCAGCGTTTTAATCTTgtttgtcaactttatgacTACCATGGTTCACTTTTATGCATTTACATCAGcacaaatacagtatattgtGAATTGTAATCTGcgaataggcctacataaaGCAAGTATACGGTAATGGATTTTACGAGTATTTTCAAAGGTTATTACAGGTATCCAGTTTGAGTATTTAGCGTAGTAAGTTATTGAAACTTGAGTTTTAAAATCTCATAAATCTGTTATTTTTCCATTGATTGTGTGTTTGTGCTTCACCTGTACATATAAAATATCGTCAAGGGCCATGTCGGACATTGTACGGTAAGGTTCATAGAAGGTCGAGTTCTCGTAAAACTCCATTTCTCCGTTGATTCTCTGAATCTGGATAACACGACTATCCACTTGTCTATAAGAATAATTACCAGTACTGTATTTAAGAAAAGTACTGTTTAAAAAGTGCATTTCTGTAAAGTGagaattttttggaaactGTTAACATTGAAACGATGGGTATGTATACATACGATGAGACTGTTGACGTCATTTTGTATGCGTTGTAAATACATTCAAAGCTGTAAAGATTCATTTGACGAGACACCATTCCGACATCTTTGTTGTGTTTGAGAATATTGCTAAATTTATAATGAGTTGCCTCGAATTTTCCATCTTCAGAAAGCGTTTCCTGTGTTTAAATGCGGGTgtatttaacaaacaaaagtaTTTGAATATTCTGAAACTGCTAAGTTATAAATATAGGCTATTTTAATTAGGTCACATTTTCTCATTAGCAAAGTCTCACCATGACTGTTACTTTATTTCCACACGCGGTAAAATCGCCATCGATGGTGAGAACGGCGTCTCCTGTGGCGAGGACCTCGGACTTGCACTTTGAGTCGGACAAGGTCAGCCACTGTCCTTCATTAAGCCATCTTTCTTGACGTTTTAAGTATTGCTGAGTTACTCGGATAGTAATAGCATTCCCACCGCACGTAACGTTCACGTCTTTGCCTAAAACTGAGAATCCAAATGTAATACATTTTATTACATGTGACCAAGCTGCTATGGTTTATTAAGTCAAATATATTGATCAATATTGTCATAAATTTTGCGCGTGCTTCCAATGCTTGTATCACGCAAAAATTTGATGTTTGTCGCCTGCTGGGCACCAAAGATAATTGCGTTCAGCCCTAAGGTCATTTTCTCTCGAatgattatttattaaaacCTGTAAACAGTGTGTAAACATGTTAAGAGTGcactgttgttgttgttgtttgtcatATAGGGCCTGCTCATACCTATTCAATATGTACATATACGGGCCTTTGCACtctgtaaataaacaaatctgtttttttttgcgtgttatttcctttgtttgcGCCAAAAATATAATTCCTTTAATTGCCTATACCAACATCCATTGATATGATGTCACTTAATGATTCATACTAAATCGACTCGATTCTAACCGAGTCACAACTCAAAATGCCCGATCCATATTCGAGCAGTGTTAGCTGTTAGTGTCATcttaaagtttatttgaaacaaCGTTGCACTATATTATTATATACGCTCATTGAAACAGCGATTTATTTAGTTCAGTCAGCTTATTGCTGCGTTTCTAAACCCAAAATTTACCCGATATAACATCTATGgtgaaacattttgacttaAAGGCTGCGactcaaaaaataattactgTATTTCGTTCATTAGTTACGTAAAAGCCAATTACTGGTTGCGACCAAACTATATACTCGCGACCCATCAGTGTAATCCAGGCGACTGAAATTTGGGAGACAACCCATGATTTCAGAAATGCTGGCTTTATGTTTTGACAGATTATTTGTCGTTTTATAGGCCTTATACCATAGGTATTTGTTGTTGATTAGTTAAATAACATCTTATTGAAACATAACAAATTAGGCTATActtctgcaaataaaaatttttattagcgACTGtgataaaaactttataaatatatatagaccATAGCTTATACGCTAGTAAGAATTTTCGTAGTCACGCTTTTGATTGAACTCATAATCAAACACAAAATTCTCTTTAACTTCTCTTTAAAATTATCTTCATCGTAGCTAAGCCTACAAAACCTGACGAGTGAGTTTTGGCCACACGTTTAACCACCATGGGACTATCTGATTAACGGTGGTAGATTTCACTTAGACCTCGTGTTGCTAGATGTGTATAAAAGTGTTTCTTGTTTTGGTATTTATACTGTATGAGATCAGAAAAAAACGATCGTTATTTATCTTATTAATCCACAAGcattaaaagttttatcgACTCTTGCAAGCTGTCTTTTCGAATATCTTTCAAGAAAAAACGAAGACAAGTCACTGAAGGTTaagtaaaaacaattttctgaaaataccAGCCCTCTCAAATCAAACACGTGTTGGCCTTgctaaaatgacaaaaatatataagttAGACGAATTTGAAGGATGTAATCTTACcacaattattatttattataaagtgaaaattttattttgaaacaaacacaTTATTTCAAGCGTTTACTTACGAATGAGAATTTTTCATAacaacaataatttttaattttctatcGTAACCGTCACATTTTGCATTCGTATCCCATTCTTTTCGTGGTGAATCCTTTTGAAACCCCAAAATCAACACAAACTGTATAGTCTTAAATAGCCAACAAGTGAATTCGAcataaacttataaaaaagccaattataaaacaaaaacgtaATTAAACGTATAAATGTATGAGCTCATTTCCTGTAGGTTTATATTGTACTATACTCATTAAGGTAACATATCTCGAGGGTATGAAAACGAAATGTAGGCTACAAGTACTGTCTATATACGCGACATCTCGTCATTTCACATTACTTTATAAACCGTATTACCTTTTATCTTTTCT includes the following:
- the LOC143457720 gene encoding uncharacterized protein LOC143457720, giving the protein MAGYYFDLFVLSVCFGTVLCQSSLDTDGSEFEIPVLGKDVNVTCGGNAITIRVTQQYLKRQERWLNEGQWLTLSDSKCKSEVLATGDAVLTIDGDFTACGNKVTVMETLSEDGKFEATHYKFSNILKHNKDVGMVSRQMNLYSFECIYNAYKMTSTVSSQVDSRVIQIQRINGEMEFYENSTFYEPYRTMSDMALDDILYVQVSVLEPSTVNVDEVTFQFVTVIDTCWITTIDEKNALIINMSLITDGCAATRDVDVLQNSQTLNGRFSVKVLPFITHDTASATIHCLVRICNQTDNAGCIPTCKQNRKKRSLDQIGEASSQHIPKKPKKEVQLYVQSNVREIVHQFLINEGENGEIIAVDYFEPTMPEVLKNVTTESTAAPVQTVESTSKLNSSPFHTTVVTSKHKSFRGPYKPDKLLVILLTVVGVVVIIIFAVAMVMCKAFGKQKKEISKRDHFYIPK